In Micromonospora sp. NBC_01813, the following are encoded in one genomic region:
- the eda gene encoding bifunctional 4-hydroxy-2-oxoglutarate aldolase/2-dehydro-3-deoxy-phosphogluconate aldolase: protein MSVDQPVADADVVSVIGAARILPVVVLADPAGAQPLADALLAGGLRTAEVTFRTTAAADAIAAMATRPQLLVGAGTVLTVEQVDRAVEAGARFVVSPGFGPAVVRRCQQLGVPVFPGVSSATEIQLALDAGLDTVKFFPAEQLGGIGMVAALAAPFRSVRFIPTGGVTTANLAGYLAHPAVLAVGGTWMVAPRLLDAGDWAEVTRLTAAAVDAARSAAQP, encoded by the coding sequence ATGTCTGTCGATCAGCCGGTGGCCGACGCGGACGTCGTTTCCGTGATCGGTGCCGCCCGGATCCTCCCGGTCGTCGTGCTGGCCGACCCGGCCGGCGCGCAGCCGCTGGCCGACGCCCTGCTCGCCGGCGGGCTGCGTACCGCTGAAGTGACCTTCCGGACCACGGCGGCGGCCGACGCCATCGCGGCGATGGCGACCCGCCCGCAACTGCTGGTCGGAGCCGGCACGGTGCTGACCGTCGAGCAGGTCGACCGGGCGGTCGAGGCCGGGGCCCGGTTCGTGGTCAGCCCCGGCTTCGGACCCGCCGTGGTACGTCGTTGCCAGCAGCTGGGCGTGCCGGTCTTCCCCGGCGTGTCCAGCGCGACCGAGATCCAGTTGGCCCTCGACGCGGGCCTCGACACGGTGAAGTTCTTCCCCGCCGAGCAGCTCGGCGGGATCGGCATGGTCGCCGCGCTCGCCGCGCCGTTCCGGTCGGTCCGGTTCATCCCCACCGGTGGCGTCACCACCGCGAACCTGGCCGGTTATCTCGCCCACCCGGCGGTCCTCGCCGTCGGCGGCACCTGGATGGTCGCTCCCCGGCTGCTCGATGCGGGTGACTGGGCCGAGGTGACCCGGCTGACCGCGGCCGCCGTCGACGCCGCCCGGTCCGCTGCCCAGCCGTGA